In Aedes albopictus strain Foshan chromosome 3, AalbF5, whole genome shotgun sequence, the following are encoded in one genomic region:
- the LOC115255993 gene encoding uncharacterized protein LOC115255993 isoform X2 encodes MARRPKKSALMLAVTIVTLSLASLVNRCSGASSSSGELDDLNADESRNYRELLNIPKFGDRLAPRNRPHVEDGGGPGAIASVVGPSVAAGGSKFRRQPGPGNAYPGVTYRNAGRFGAGVASVVTGDGENHEELHTLVHNEHDIKRSDVLVTGVAQNLEDTNSSSEYFTGPDEDDEEQTETDHEGEEENDGDGDDEEEDFEEVEEPDQLDVQGRSVNNRGLEDQHVLLESANIRDNSLALLVGQQNVSANASSAQAHRLEMSTEFFVVPSTASTAASRSTTVRPGGVILAARNPTSHHGSSSNTHKLNVTPPTIIAASYPSGLRKEPWVVPVLVLACLSMIMMAAFEIFVLCKAWRTSPSRRHLFLGQMLLLGLFSCSGLAAVLTINPTILSCATMRFGAGVAFALVFASLLVKCVFLISLNGGVYLPAPYQGLLLLFAVLIQVAVGAQWLLTSPPSVDQVPISGGTAVSSRYHLLLTAGDLSHVNPTIPLCHTTFSELLLSLIYVVFLIIFVAILAIKSRGIRDNYREATYIGLAVGGIIPIWLGWTLCGLAVADRHRDACLAFGLVATASTVFLVMFMPKGRQLAAMGKEGLYVEDREERFSSLSRAGSGYSPSFFHFKPIKYGVMGASPTLQTNNGTVVGTTTTSKHQAVATLGGGLFMRPDEANLYTTLEQTMSSNPNVYFQRGGGVHPGMMY; translated from the coding sequence ATGGCTCGTCGGCCAAAAAAGTCGGCGCTGATGCTGGCGGTAACGATCGTTACGCTCAGCTTAGCGAGCTTAGTGAATCGGTGTTCTGGCGCAAGTAGCAGCAGCGGCGAGCTCGACGATCTGAACGCGGATGAAAGCAGAAATTATCGCGAGTTGTTGAATATTCCGAAATTTGGCGACCGGTTAGCGCCCCGCAATCGGCCGCACGTGGAAGATGGTGGAGGGCCGGGCGCGATCGCGAGTGTCGTTGGGCCTTCGGTGGCCGCGGGTGGGAGCAAGTTCCGACGACAGCCCGGACCCGGGAATGCGTACCCCGGGGTGACTTATAGGAATGCGGGAAGATTCGGCGCTGGGGTGGCAAGTGTAGTGACGGGTGACGGTGAGAATCACGAAGAGCTGCACACGCTGGTGCATAATGAGCATGATATCAAGAGAAGTGATGTCCTGGTGACTGGGGTGGCTCAAAATTTGGAGGATACAAATAGTAGCAGTGAGTACTTTACGGGCCCCGATGAAGATGATGAAGAACAGACCGAAACAGATCACGAAGGGGAAGAGGAGAATGacggtgatggtgatgatgaggAAGAAGATTTCGAAGAGGTCGAAGAACCAGACCAATTGGATGTGCAAGGAAGAAGTGTTAACAATCGGGGCTTGGAAGATCAGCATGTTTTGCTGGAGAGTGCTAATATAAGGGATAACAGTTTGGCATTGCTGGTCGGTCAACAGAATGTCAGTGCAAACGCGTCTTCGGCGCAAGCCCATCGGTTAGAAATGTCCACCGAATTTTTCGTAGTGCCATCGACAGCGTCTACCGCTGCTTCGCGTTCGACGACCGTGCGTCCTGGTGGTGTAATCTTGGCGGCTCGTAATCCAACGAGTCACCATGGTAGTAGCAGTAATACCCACAAGCTAAACGTTACACCACCGACTATCATCGCGGCTAGTTATCCGAGTGGACTGCGGAAAGAACCTTGGGTGGTGCCTGTTTTGGTACTAGCCTGTTTGTCGATGATCATGATGGCAGCCTTCGAAATATTTGTGTTGTGCAAAGCTTGGCGTACGTCTCCCAGCCGGCGCCATCTGTTCCTCGGTCAAATGTTGCTTCTTGGACTGTTTTCGTGTTCGGGCCTGGCAGCTGTTCTCACCATCAATCCAACGATTCTTTCCTGCGCAACGATGCGCTTCGGAGCTGGTGTTGCCTTTGCCCTCGTGTTTGCATCACTGCTGGTCAAGTGCGTCTTCTTGATCAGTCTCAACGGTGGAGTGTATCTTCCAGCACCCTACCAAGGGCTGCTGCTACTCTTCGCAGTGCTTATTCAGGTTGCCGTTGGAGCACAGTGGCTTCTGACGTCACCTCCCAGTGTAGATCAGGTTCCCATATCGGGAGGCACAGCGGTTTCCAGTCGGTACCACCTGCTGCTCACCGCTGGAGACTTGTCTCATGTGAATCCAACCATCCCGCTGTGTCACACGACCTTCTCGGAGTTGCTCCTGTCGTTGATCTACGTAGTGTTCTTGATCATATTCGTGGCCATTCTGGCAATCAAATCGCGCGGCATTCGGGACAACTATCGTGAAGCAACGTACATCGGGTTGGCCGTCGGTGGCATCATACCCATCTGGCTGGGGTGGACCTTGTGCGGGCTGGCCGTGGCCGATCGGCATCGGGACGCGTGCCTTGCCTTCGGACTGGTGGCAACGGCTTCCACAGTGTTTCTGGTGATGTTTATGCCCAAGGGCCGTCAGCTGGCGGCCATGGGTAAGGAAGGTCTCTACGTGGAAGATCGCGAAGAGCGGTTCAGCTCGTTGAGCCGCGCCGGATCCGGATATTCACCGTCGTTCTTCCACTTCAAGCCGATCAAGTACGGGGTCATGGGGGCCTCTCCGACGCTGCAGACCAACAACGGGACCGTGGTGGGAACGACGACCACTTCCAAGCACCAGGCGGTTGCGACACTCGGCGGAG